From the Martelella mediterranea DSM 17316 genome, one window contains:
- the metF gene encoding methylenetetrahydrofolate reductase [NAD(P)H], whose protein sequence is MTDGTGALTRPIEYSFEFFPPKSEDAAAGWWRAVEALSAYGPAFVSVTYGAGASSQAPTFDAVKRLIDETDLVTASHLTVVKATSSEVDNVIRRFRDAGVKRFVALRGDAPDGVGTAYRPHPGGYANAAALVAGLKAIDDFDISVSAYPEKHPESADRAADIAMLKAKADNGADRALTQFFFDNDVFEDYLNDVRRAGVTIPVLPGIMPVQNLNQLKRFAAMCGASIPDFLEKRLGNLVDDPAAHFEVAADIAAEQVLDLQKRGISEFHFYTMNRSKLLIAVFDRLGIKPAESASDEKMLGRTG, encoded by the coding sequence ATGACCGATGGAACCGGCGCGCTGACGCGGCCGATCGAGTATTCGTTCGAATTTTTTCCGCCCAAGAGCGAGGACGCCGCCGCCGGCTGGTGGCGGGCGGTGGAGGCGCTCTCGGCCTACGGTCCCGCCTTCGTTTCCGTCACCTATGGCGCCGGCGCATCCAGCCAGGCCCCGACCTTCGACGCCGTCAAGCGCCTGATCGATGAAACCGATCTCGTCACCGCCTCGCACCTGACGGTGGTCAAGGCCACCAGCAGCGAGGTCGATAACGTAATCCGCCGGTTCCGCGATGCCGGCGTGAAACGCTTCGTCGCCCTGCGCGGCGACGCGCCGGATGGCGTGGGCACGGCCTATCGCCCGCATCCCGGCGGCTACGCGAATGCCGCCGCGCTGGTGGCCGGACTGAAGGCGATCGACGATTTCGATATCTCGGTTTCCGCCTATCCCGAAAAACATCCCGAAAGCGCCGACCGCGCCGCCGATATCGCCATGCTCAAGGCCAAGGCCGATAACGGCGCCGACCGCGCCCTGACCCAGTTTTTCTTCGACAATGACGTGTTCGAGGACTACCTGAACGATGTGCGCAGGGCAGGGGTGACGATCCCGGTCCTGCCCGGCATCATGCCGGTTCAGAACCTCAATCAGCTCAAGCGTTTTGCGGCGATGTGCGGTGCGAGCATTCCGGATTTCCTCGAAAAGCGGCTCGGAAACCTTGTCGATGATCCTGCGGCGCATTTCGAAGTTGCAGCCGATATCGCCGCCGAGCAGGTGCTCGATCTGCAGAAGCGCGGCATCTCCGAGTTCCATTTCTACACGATGAACCGCTCCAAGCTCCTGATCGCGGTGTTCGACCGCCTCGGCATCAAACCGGCCGAAAGCGCATCGGATGAAAAGATGCTGGGGCGCACTGGATAG
- a CDS encoding ArsR/SmtB family transcription factor → MAKFDLETMVEVLKAVGEPTRLRLIALLSAGDLTVSDLTDILGQSQPRISRHLKLLSEAGLIDRYQEGAWAYFRLRDEGPPARLVRQILAHASLEDSALERDVARLAAVKQARAEKAEAYFAQHAGEWDQMRRLHISEAEVEECLVSLIGDKPVQNMLDLGTGTGRMLLLLKDVYRRAVGIDASRDMLAVARANLDAEGLTRAVVRLGDILNLPLESEDFDLVIIHQVLHFLENPDAAIAEAARVMRPGGRLAVIDFAPHDLEYLRADHAHLRLGFSHQAMEDWMQEAGLDVEKVIDLPFAAASEPSLTVTVWLARDPRRLVAGGNEKTFARSV, encoded by the coding sequence ATGGCGAAATTCGATTTGGAGACCATGGTGGAGGTGCTGAAGGCGGTGGGCGAGCCCACGCGGCTCAGGCTGATTGCGCTGCTTTCGGCGGGCGACCTCACGGTTTCGGATCTTACCGACATTCTCGGCCAGTCGCAGCCGCGCATCTCGCGCCACCTGAAACTGCTTTCCGAAGCTGGCCTGATCGATCGTTATCAGGAGGGGGCGTGGGCCTATTTCCGGCTTCGCGACGAAGGTCCGCCCGCGCGCCTCGTGCGCCAGATTCTCGCCCATGCATCGCTGGAGGATTCGGCGCTGGAGCGCGACGTCGCCCGCCTTGCGGCAGTCAAGCAGGCGCGGGCGGAAAAGGCGGAGGCCTATTTCGCCCAGCATGCCGGCGAGTGGGACCAGATGCGCCGCCTTCACATTTCCGAGGCCGAGGTGGAAGAATGCCTCGTCAGCCTGATCGGCGACAAGCCGGTGCAGAACATGCTCGATCTCGGCACGGGCACAGGGCGCATGCTGCTGTTGCTGAAGGATGTCTATCGCCGCGCCGTCGGCATCGATGCCAGCCGCGACATGCTGGCCGTCGCCCGCGCCAATCTCGATGCCGAGGGGCTGACCCGCGCGGTCGTCCGGCTCGGTGATATTCTAAACCTGCCGCTTGAAAGCGAGGATTTCGATCTGGTGATCATCCATCAGGTGCTGCATTTCCTCGAAAACCCCGATGCCGCGATCGCGGAGGCCGCGCGCGTGATGCGGCCGGGCGGACGGCTGGCGGTGATCGATTTCGCGCCGCATGACCTGGAATATCTGCGCGCCGACCATGCGCATCTGCGTCTCGGCTTTTCCCATCAGGCGATGGAAGACTGGATGCAGGAAGCCGGTCTTGACGTGGAAAAGGTGATTGATCTTCCGTTCGCGGCCGCAAGCGAACCGTCCCTGACGGTGACGGTGTGGCTTGCGCGCGATCCCCGCCGGCTGGTGGCCGGCGGCAATGAAAAGACTTTTGCGAGGAGTGTCTGA
- a CDS encoding LysM peptidoglycan-binding domain-containing protein, with protein sequence MTTGSVVPQYQQLVPPANVGGGGYQGLPSASSGQAVYSNQPINTATTAGSGARMATTPVTVQSNTLPPPAAPTQTAALAQPANPAPQPAVVGQPSTLPSSTQDVATRRVMMRSDESLAAFASRNGVSEQDLLRLNGLTSASQVRPGQVLVVPVVSSQPSVAKSASQSQGLPPAAPTQIPSDTPDQRVAVLPGTAGVRERQSVEATSTASAARNGESGDGNTYSVKSGDSLYTIAKSYGVTVDALKAANGLTSANIRIGQKLVIPSQGAPAQPTAPVQTAVAAPTTPVNKTAQTADSPKPYQPPAAETAAVVEEVAVRTDAGEDVPEGTGIATYRWPVKGAVVVGFGQPYGDDISEGIDISVPQGTPIKAAENGVVVYADDGLSDYGNAILIRHDDGRVTVYGYAEELKVKRGDSVQRGQTIATSGMSGKAQRPMVHFEVRDNTTAVDPMPFLNG encoded by the coding sequence CGTTTACAGCAACCAGCCGATCAATACCGCGACCACAGCCGGTTCGGGCGCCCGCATGGCGACCACGCCGGTGACGGTGCAGAGCAACACGCTGCCGCCGCCGGCAGCGCCAACGCAAACGGCGGCGCTTGCGCAGCCGGCCAATCCCGCGCCGCAGCCGGCCGTCGTCGGTCAACCGAGCACGCTTCCTTCCAGCACCCAGGATGTGGCGACGCGCCGCGTGATGATGCGCTCGGACGAATCGCTCGCGGCCTTTGCCAGCCGCAACGGCGTCAGCGAGCAGGACCTTCTGCGCCTCAACGGGCTCACCAGCGCCTCGCAGGTGCGTCCGGGCCAGGTTCTGGTCGTTCCGGTCGTCTCCAGCCAGCCATCGGTTGCCAAGTCGGCGAGCCAGAGCCAGGGCCTGCCGCCGGCAGCGCCGACGCAAATTCCCTCCGATACGCCCGATCAGCGCGTCGCTGTTCTGCCGGGAACGGCGGGCGTTCGCGAGCGTCAGAGCGTGGAGGCGACCAGCACGGCTTCCGCCGCTCGCAACGGCGAGAGCGGCGACGGCAATACCTATTCCGTCAAGAGCGGCGACAGCCTCTACACGATCGCGAAATCCTATGGCGTCACGGTCGATGCGCTGAAGGCGGCCAACGGGCTGACCTCGGCCAATATCCGCATCGGCCAGAAGCTCGTCATTCCGAGCCAGGGCGCGCCGGCCCAGCCGACGGCCCCGGTGCAGACCGCCGTCGCAGCGCCGACCACGCCGGTCAACAAGACCGCTCAGACCGCCGACAGCCCCAAGCCCTACCAGCCGCCGGCCGCCGAAACGGCGGCCGTCGTGGAAGAGGTTGCCGTGAGAACCGACGCGGGCGAGGACGTGCCGGAAGGCACGGGCATCGCCACCTATCGCTGGCCCGTCAAGGGCGCGGTGGTCGTCGGCTTCGGCCAGCCCTATGGCGACGATATCAGCGAGGGCATCGATATCTCGGTTCCGCAGGGCACGCCGATCAAGGCGGCCGAAAACGGCGTCGTGGTCTATGCCGATGATGGGCTCTCCGATTATGGCAATGCGATCCTGATCCGCCATGACGATGGCCGGGTGACTGTCTACGGCTATGCCGAGGAGCTGAAGGTCAAGCGCGGCGACAGCGTCCAGCGCGGCCAGACCATCGCCACCTCCGGCATGAGCGGCAAGGCGCAGCGCCCCATGGTCCACTTCGAGGTCCGCGACAACACCACCGCCGTCGACCCGATGCCGTTCCTCAACGGCTGA